The proteins below come from a single Mya arenaria isolate MELC-2E11 chromosome 6, ASM2691426v1 genomic window:
- the LOC128237783 gene encoding uncharacterized protein LOC128237783 yields the protein MFKFSKRKTSSSDIVNEDNEQSPVNDLVTDKPSNGESIKIPNGVSEENAGGIRRLDSLDSGIVVEKVNVNQRVSVEYAFPQKRKQDTGNEPSNDNHTERSQLELVVEAGAEHGSDIVGQRLAEPIYINGEKEDEDFVYINERAVDVADLSKSQCSIVAAVNAGPSGIAYDQVEKDNREDADDEKESDISSDSGTGMASKVKMVDKPSKPNIVKLKKKSWSFQFGKKKTSENNEETKSNGSTEAEKETKKPRWKFGKFSFRRPQEVSASTPDLTNACIPEEAPEEQETMDKKPRKLSRLRQLISKKSRKKSAASSDDGLERRSMSMMDISIPDNTARSRRSIVEKEIHLPQTDAFDGVELSDLSQEEDGADDQNKKRREKKSKLAKSKHSVKDTGKPSHEAGEAKDNNNEADGITDSIQDGQVYVNQTVEVSGVNEAPVIEDEYANMVEQPSSPTKKQINITLQMPKVPVIEDHNKTDRPVDDSQANVEAEPDYAVLKEDTVEENQVIIDTPVQNIIIEPPEDFVDPNEEVQETFVKQEAKRKELAYSNLLYASTDFNSPAEPSNDTSAMESPDEDESDAFVQLQEIVNDQTEPDMSEITETFHVKNDDQRRQNRESFVSNMAEMFEPVKIAADNSLAQSCNSSEGLTNKVETKIVLMREIGVQAPDIYMPLDKEDFGFTDKKVTTCDIGVQVNTFENTVEDKVVTPKLVQETNETVSTDKDDSTAFF from the exons ATGTTTAAGTTCAGTAAAAGAAAGACATCTAGCTCCGACATTGTTAACGAGGATAACGAACAATCTCCAGTCAATGATTTGGTAACAGATAAACCTTCAAATGGTGAAAGTATCAAAATACCAAACGGTGTTTCCGAAGAAAATGCGGGTGGAATTCGGCGTCTGGATTCCCTTGACAGCGGAATTGTTGttgaaaaagtaaatgttaatCAAAGAGTCAGTGTGGAGTATGCATTTCCACAAAAGAGGAAGCAAGATACTGGGAACGAACCAAGCAACGATAATCATACTGAAAGAAGTCAGCTAGAACTAGTCGTAGAAGCAGGTGCTGAACATGGAAGTGACATTGTTGGTCAACGACTTGCagaaccaatttatataaacgGTGAAAAGGAAGatgaagattttgtttatataaacgaGAGGGCAGTCGACGTAGCTGATTTGTCTAAGTCTCAGTGTTCTATTGTAGCGGCTGTTAATGCAGGACCAAGTGGAATTGCCTATGACCAGGTCGAGAAGGATAATAGAGAAGATGCTGATGATGAAAAGGAGTCAGATATTTCGTCTGATTCAGGAACTGGCATGGCATCGAAAGTTAAAATGGTTGATAAACCATCGAAGCCCAACATTGTGAAACTTAAGAAGAAAAGCTGGTCTTTTCAATTTGGCAAAAAGAAGACTTCAGAGAACAACGAAGAGACAAAGTCAAACGGATCGACGGAGGCAGAAAAAGAAACCAAGAAACCACGATGGAAATTTGGCAAATTTTCGTTTCGACGACCACAAGAAGTGTCTGCATCAACTCCTGATTTGACAAATGCGTGTATTCCTGAGGAAGCTCCAGAAGAGCAGGAGACAATGGACAAGAAACCGAGGAAACTTTCGAGACTCAGGCAGCTTATATCTAAGAAGAGCAGAAAGAAAAGTGCGGCCAGCAGTGATGATGGTTTGGAACGTAGAAGTATGTCAATGATGGACATTTCAATACCAGATAATACTGCTAGAAGTAGAAGAA GTATCgttgaaaaagaaatacatctACCTCAGACGGATGCCTTTGATGGTGTGGAATTATCAGATCTTTCACAAG AAGAAGACGGTGCTGACGACCAAAACAAAAAGAGAAGGGAAAAGAAAAGTAAACTGGCGAAATCAAAACATAGTGTAAAAGATACTGGTAAACCATCGCATGAGGCTGGTGAAGCGAAAGACAATAACAACGAGGCTGATGGCATTACTGATTCTATTCAAGATGGTCAGGTATATGTTAACCAAACTGTTGAAGTTTCGGGTGTGAACGAAGCACctgttattgaagatgaatatgcGAATATGGTAGAACAACCGTCGAGTCCAActaagaaacaaataaacattactTTGCAGATGCCCAAAGTACCAGTAATTGAAGATCATAACAAAACAGATCGGCCAGTAGATGATAGTCAAGCAAATGTAGAGGCCGAGCCAGATTATGCAGTTCTTAAAGAAGACACGGTTGAAGAAAACCAAGTAATCATAGATACACCTGTTCAGAATATCATTATTGAGCCTCCTGAAGATTTTGTAGATCCCAATGAAGAGGTCCAAGAAACATTCGTTAAACAAGAAGCGAAAAGAAAAGAACTGGCATATTCAAATTTGCTTTATGCCAGTACTGACTTTAACTCTCCAGCGGAGCCATCTAATGATACCTCTGCAATGGAATCACCTGATGAAGATGAATCAGATGCCTTTGTGCAGCTTCAAGAAATTGTAAATGATCAGACAGAACCAGACATGAGTGAGATAACTGAAACGTTTCATGTTAAAAATGATGACCAGAGGCGACAAAATCGAGAAAGTTTCGTTAGCAACATGGCGGAAATGTTTGAACCAGTGAAAATCGCAGCAGACAATTCATTGGCACAATCTTGTAACTCGAGTGAGGGATTAACGAACAAAGTGGAAACTAAAATCGTGCTTATGAGAGAGATAGGTGTCCAAGCTCCTGACATTTACATGCCTCTTGATAAAGAAGACTTTGGATTCACTGATAAGAAAGTTACGACGTGTGATATTGGTGTACAGGTGAACACTTTTGAAAACACTGTTGAAGATAAGGTGGTTACTCCTAAACTTGTTCAAGAAACTAATGAAACTGTCAGCACAGACAAGGACGATTCAACAGCATTTTTCTAA